In Cuculus canorus isolate bCucCan1 chromosome 9, bCucCan1.pri, whole genome shotgun sequence, the following are encoded in one genomic region:
- the B3GNT7 gene encoding UDP-GlcNAc:betaGal beta-1,3-N-acetylglucosaminyltransferase 7 isoform X2, which produces MFQWKKTIYKTVCLSFLLVITVMVLQRGMAPSQFTPGHQQKELLPMEPLKMQKRNNAFSITSTFWKSNKEKVPVKEEESMTAKQAKSWDITTTNCSANQNFSKVDWFKGLEPNFQQFLLYRHCRYFPMLINHPEKCSGDIYLLIVVKSIITQHDRREAIRRTWGQEKEVNGKRIRTLFLLGTASKEEERANYQKLLVYENHIYGDILQWDFLDSFFNLTLKEVHFLKWLNIYCDNVRFIFKGDDDVFVSPSNILEFLEDKKEGEDLFVGDVLYKARPIRKKENKYYIPSALYNKSNYPPYAGGGGFIMDGPLAKRLHKTSEMLELYPIDDVFLGMCLEVLKVSPVGHEGFKTFGIVKNKNSKMNKEPCFFRSMLVVHKLLPPELLQMWDLVHSNLTCSRKLNVL; this is translated from the exons ATGTTCCAGTG GAAGAAGACCATCTACAAAACTGTTTGCCTCTCCTTCTTGCTGGTGATCACGGTGATGGTGCTGCAGCGGGGAATGGCCCCCAGCCAGTTCACACCGGGCCATCAGCAGAAAGAGCTGCTCCCTATGGAGCccctgaaaatgcagaagagaaacaacGCCTTCTCCATCACCAGCACTTTCTGGAAGAGCAACAAAGAGAAAGTTCctgtgaaggaggaggagagcatgacagcaaagcaagcaaaatcCTGGGACATCACCACTACCAACTGCTCAGCCAACCAGAACTTCAGCAAGGTGGACTGGTtcaaggggctggagcccaaCTTCCAGCAGTTCCTGCTCTACCGACACTGCCGCTACTTCCCCATGCTGATCAACCACCCAGAGAAATGCAGCGGGGACATTTACCTGCTCATTGTGGTCAAGTCTATCATCACGCAGCATGACCGCCGTGAGGCTATCCGGAGGACCTGGGGCCAGGAGAAGGAGGTGAATGGCAAGAGGATCAGGACGCTGTTCTTGCTGGGCACGGCctccaaggaggaggagagagccAACTACCAGAAACTGCTAGTTTACGAGAACCACATCTATGGGGACATCTTGCAGTGGGATTTTCTGGATAGCTTCTTCAATCTCACCCTCAAAGAAGTCCATTTCTTGAAGTGGCTGAACATCTACTGTGATAATGTCCGCTTCATCTTCAAAGGTGATGACGATGTGTTTGTGAGTCCCAGCAACATTCTGGAGTTTCTGGAGGAcaaaaaggagggagaggacCTCTTTGTAGGAGATGTCCTCTACAAAGCGAGGCCAATCCGGAAGAAGGAGAACAAGTACTACATCCCCAGCGCCCTTTACAACAAAAGTAACTACCCACCCTATGCAGGAGGTGGGGGCTTCATCATGGATGGGCCCCTGGCCAAAAGGCTGCACAAGACTTCGGAGATGCTGGAGCTGTACCCCATTGACGATGTCTTCCTAGGGATGTGCTTAGAAGTCCTTAAAGTATCCCCTGTTGGGCATGAGGGCTTCAAAACTTTTGGCATTGTGAAGAACAAGAATAGCAAGATGAACAAGGAGCCATGCTTTTTCCGGAGTATGTTGGTGGTTCATAAACTGCTGCCTCCAGAATTGCTCCAAATGTGGGACTTGGTCCATAGTAACTTGACATGCTCGAGAAAACTCAACGTCCTTTAG
- the NCL gene encoding nucleolin, with protein sequence MVKIAKTPKNQVKQKKMAPPPKKVEESEEEESSELDESSGEEMVPQKKPQKAAVTPAKKAATPAKKAPTPAKKAITPAKKAVATPAKKAVVPSPKKAPVLTKGAKNGKNAKKQESEEEDEDDEEDDDEEEDDDGDEEEEDSDEEEEPAVPVKPAAKKPAAVPAKKPAVVPAKQESEDEEEDDEDEDEDDDDESEDEAMDTTPVQVKKATPAKAAPVKAKAESEDEEDEEDDDEDEDEEEEEDDAEEESEDEKPVKEAPGKRKKEMANKSAPEAKKKKNEGPASAFSVFLGNLTPTKEYEELKTGIKEFFGKKNIEVLDVRIGASKRFGYADFSSAEDLDKALQLNGKKLMGLEIKLEKAKSKETMKENKKERDARTLFVKNLPYRLTEDEIREVFENALEVRIVMNKEGNSKGMAYIEFKTEAEANKALEEKQGTEIDGRTMVIDFTGEKSHQEHQKGGGESKTLIVNNLSYAASEETLQELFKKASSIKVPQTNQGRPKGYAFVEFPTAEDAKEALNSCNNTEIEGRAIRLEFSSPSWQKGNTNARGGFNQQSKTLFVRGLSEDTTEETLRESFEGSISARIVTDRDTGSSKGFGFVDFSSPEDAKAAKEAMEDGEIDGNKVILDFAKPKGEFQRGGGFGGRGGRGGGRGGRGGFGGRGGGRGGFGGRGGGGFRGGRGGGGDHKPQGKKIKFE encoded by the exons ATGGTGAAGATCGCCAAG ACTCCCAAGAATCAggtcaaacagaaaaaaatggcgCCTCCCCCCAAAAAGGTGGAGGAAAGCGAGGAAGAGGAGTCATCGGAGCTGGATGAGAGCAGCGGAGAAGAG ATGGTCCCTCAGAAGAAACcacaaaaagcagctgttaCACCAGCCAAGAAGGCTGCTACCCCTGCAAAGAAAGCACCTACTCCTGCAAAAAAGGCAATTACCCCTGCCAAGAAGGCTGTGGCTACTCCAGCTAAAAAGGCTGTTGTTCCATCACCTAAAAAGGCTCCTGTCCTAACCAAAGGAGcgaaaaatggaaagaatgcCAAGAAGCAAGAGagcgaggaggaggatgaagatgatgaggaagatgatgatgaggaggaggaCGATGATGGcgatgaagaggaagaagattcTG ATGAGGAAGAGGAACCAGCAGTGCCTGTGAAGCCTGCAGCCAAAAAGCCTGCAGCAGTACCAGCCAAAAAGCCTGCAGTTGTGCCAGCAAAGCAAGAATctgaggatgaagaggaggatgatgaggatgaggatgaagatgatgatgatg AGTCTGAAGATGAAGCCATGGACACAACACCTGTTCAAGTGAAGAAAGCTACTCCAGCAAAGGCTGCTCCAGTGAAAGCCAAGGCAGAATCtgaagatgaggaagatgaagaggatgatgatgaagatgaggatgaagaagaagaggaggatgacGCCGAGGAGGAAAGTGAGGATGAAA AACCTGTCAAGGAAGCAcctggaaagaggaagaaagaaatggcCAATAAAAGTGCACCGGaggccaagaaaaaaaaaaacg aaggacCCGCTTCAGCTTTCTCTGTGTTCCTGGGAAATTTGACTCCCACCAAAGAGTACGAAGAACTGAAGACTGGCATCAAAGAATTCTTTGGGAAAAAGAATATTGAAGTTTTAGATGTCAGAATTGGTGCTTCCAA GCGATTTGGCTACGCAGACTTTTCATCTGCTGAAGACCTGGATAAAGCACTCCAACTGAATGGGAAGAAGTTAATGGGTTTGGAAATCAaactggaaaaagcaaagagcaagGAAACAATGAAAGAGAATAAGAAAG AGAGAGATGCTAGAACACTCTTTGTGAAGAATCTGCCCTACCGCTTAACTGAAGATGAAATAAGAGAAGTGTTTGAAAATGCACTAGAAGTCCGAATAGTAATGAACAAGGAGGGAAACAGCAAAGG gATGGCCTATATTGAATTTAAAACAGAAGCTGAGGCAAACAAAGCTCTGGAGGAGAAGCAAGGCACAGAGATTGATGGTCGTACCATGGTCATTGACTTCACTGGTGAGAAGAGCCATCAAGAACATCAAAAAG GAGGTGGAGAGTCAAAGACCCTAATTGTCAACAACCTCTCATACGCTGCTTCAGAAGAGACTCTGCAAGAACTGTTTAAGAAAGCTTCTTCCATCAAGGTGCCACAGACTAACCAGGGCAGGCCTAAGGG GTATGCGTTTGTAGAATTTCCCACAGCTGAGGATGCCAAAGAGGCATTGAATTCCTGTAACAACACAGAGATTGAAGGCAGAGCAATCAGACTGGAATTCAGTTCACCGTCATGGCAGAAAGGGAACACGAATGCAAGAGGAGGATTTAATC aacaaagcaaaacattgttTGTCAGAGGCCTTTCTGAGGACACCACAGAGGAGACGTTAAGAGAATCATTTGAAGGCTCTATAAGTGCTAGAATAGTCACAGACAGAGACACTGGATCATCTAAAGG GTTTGGGTTTGTGGACTTCAGCTCCCCAGAAGATGCCAAAGCAGCTAAAGAAGCTATGGAGGATGGAGAGATAGATGGAAACAAAGTGATCCTGGATTTTGCCAAGCCAAAGGGTGAATTTCAACGTGGCGGCGGATTTGGTGGTCGTGGTGGCAGAGGAGGCGGccgaggaggaagaggtggatTTGGTGGCAGAGGTGGTGGCAGAGGTGGCTTTGGAG GTAGAGGAGGAGGTGGCTTTcgaggaggcagaggaggaggtggagatcACAAGCCACAAGGGAAGAAGATCAAGTTTGAATAa
- the B3GNT7 gene encoding UDP-GlcNAc:betaGal beta-1,3-N-acetylglucosaminyltransferase 7 isoform X1 has translation MLTAAITMTLWTDRWTWTHISSCAIEEFAAVFFRKKTIYKTVCLSFLLVITVMVLQRGMAPSQFTPGHQQKELLPMEPLKMQKRNNAFSITSTFWKSNKEKVPVKEEESMTAKQAKSWDITTTNCSANQNFSKVDWFKGLEPNFQQFLLYRHCRYFPMLINHPEKCSGDIYLLIVVKSIITQHDRREAIRRTWGQEKEVNGKRIRTLFLLGTASKEEERANYQKLLVYENHIYGDILQWDFLDSFFNLTLKEVHFLKWLNIYCDNVRFIFKGDDDVFVSPSNILEFLEDKKEGEDLFVGDVLYKARPIRKKENKYYIPSALYNKSNYPPYAGGGGFIMDGPLAKRLHKTSEMLELYPIDDVFLGMCLEVLKVSPVGHEGFKTFGIVKNKNSKMNKEPCFFRSMLVVHKLLPPELLQMWDLVHSNLTCSRKLNVL, from the exons ATGCTGACAGCTGCCATAACGATGACCCTctggacagacagatggacatgGACACACATTTCTTCCTGTGCCATAGAGGAGTTTGCggctgtttttttcag GAAGAAGACCATCTACAAAACTGTTTGCCTCTCCTTCTTGCTGGTGATCACGGTGATGGTGCTGCAGCGGGGAATGGCCCCCAGCCAGTTCACACCGGGCCATCAGCAGAAAGAGCTGCTCCCTATGGAGCccctgaaaatgcagaagagaaacaacGCCTTCTCCATCACCAGCACTTTCTGGAAGAGCAACAAAGAGAAAGTTCctgtgaaggaggaggagagcatgacagcaaagcaagcaaaatcCTGGGACATCACCACTACCAACTGCTCAGCCAACCAGAACTTCAGCAAGGTGGACTGGTtcaaggggctggagcccaaCTTCCAGCAGTTCCTGCTCTACCGACACTGCCGCTACTTCCCCATGCTGATCAACCACCCAGAGAAATGCAGCGGGGACATTTACCTGCTCATTGTGGTCAAGTCTATCATCACGCAGCATGACCGCCGTGAGGCTATCCGGAGGACCTGGGGCCAGGAGAAGGAGGTGAATGGCAAGAGGATCAGGACGCTGTTCTTGCTGGGCACGGCctccaaggaggaggagagagccAACTACCAGAAACTGCTAGTTTACGAGAACCACATCTATGGGGACATCTTGCAGTGGGATTTTCTGGATAGCTTCTTCAATCTCACCCTCAAAGAAGTCCATTTCTTGAAGTGGCTGAACATCTACTGTGATAATGTCCGCTTCATCTTCAAAGGTGATGACGATGTGTTTGTGAGTCCCAGCAACATTCTGGAGTTTCTGGAGGAcaaaaaggagggagaggacCTCTTTGTAGGAGATGTCCTCTACAAAGCGAGGCCAATCCGGAAGAAGGAGAACAAGTACTACATCCCCAGCGCCCTTTACAACAAAAGTAACTACCCACCCTATGCAGGAGGTGGGGGCTTCATCATGGATGGGCCCCTGGCCAAAAGGCTGCACAAGACTTCGGAGATGCTGGAGCTGTACCCCATTGACGATGTCTTCCTAGGGATGTGCTTAGAAGTCCTTAAAGTATCCCCTGTTGGGCATGAGGGCTTCAAAACTTTTGGCATTGTGAAGAACAAGAATAGCAAGATGAACAAGGAGCCATGCTTTTTCCGGAGTATGTTGGTGGTTCATAAACTGCTGCCTCCAGAATTGCTCCAAATGTGGGACTTGGTCCATAGTAACTTGACATGCTCGAGAAAACTCAACGTCCTTTAG